One part of the Paenibacillus silvisoli genome encodes these proteins:
- a CDS encoding MFS transporter produces MEKSRLIVYIVVCFIASVHLGVVIPLFSFISHDLKLSAALAGFVAAMLPLGGLTVNFFSERIVRRIGFQRTMLLGILLQIALLLALIAAPYSIALWVVVRYLLGVSFSLIFMPPQVSIGVELKAKKAFFVSVLGVVFGLGLTVGPLLTNLKAIDVRLPLIAVSVLYVGILAAVSRIRNTFLPASEPHAGSVSRLRILKQIWVAMLPAILFGFCEICLTAIFPMEARDRGFSEAQASLIISLFPLSALAGQVPAAMLSDRFGPRKVAPYLYAGAAAAFVLPFIYYSFVSLLAASLMCGLMIGHGYYFTVSYVNALTDKETVVRANILIEAAYNLFTVFVPLAVGFYLQLAGGATTVFIPLLAIAAMALATHFVSQFRFRY; encoded by the coding sequence ATGGAGAAGTCGCGGCTTATCGTCTATATCGTAGTCTGCTTCATTGCAAGCGTTCACTTGGGTGTCGTCATTCCGCTATTTTCGTTTATTTCGCACGATTTGAAGCTATCCGCCGCATTAGCGGGCTTCGTGGCCGCCATGCTGCCCCTTGGCGGGCTGACGGTTAATTTCTTCTCGGAGCGCATCGTCCGCCGTATCGGTTTCCAACGGACGATGCTGCTCGGCATCCTGCTGCAGATTGCGCTGCTGCTCGCTCTTATTGCGGCTCCCTACTCCATTGCGCTATGGGTCGTCGTCCGTTATCTGCTCGGCGTGTCCTTCAGTCTCATCTTCATGCCGCCTCAGGTTTCCATCGGAGTCGAGCTGAAGGCGAAGAAAGCGTTCTTCGTCAGCGTGCTGGGCGTCGTGTTCGGTTTGGGCTTGACGGTCGGTCCGCTGCTCACCAATCTGAAAGCGATCGATGTCCGGCTGCCGCTAATCGCGGTTTCCGTGCTGTATGTCGGCATACTGGCGGCCGTGTCGCGAATCCGGAATACGTTTCTGCCGGCAAGCGAGCCGCACGCCGGCTCCGTTTCGAGGCTTCGCATTTTAAAACAAATTTGGGTGGCGATGCTGCCTGCGATTCTGTTCGGGTTTTGCGAAATCTGTTTGACCGCCATCTTCCCGATGGAGGCCCGCGACAGAGGCTTCAGCGAGGCGCAAGCGTCGTTGATCATTTCTTTGTTTCCGTTATCCGCTCTTGCCGGGCAGGTACCCGCAGCCATGCTGAGCGACAGGTTCGGTCCGCGGAAGGTTGCTCCGTACCTGTATGCGGGGGCGGCCGCCGCATTCGTGCTGCCGTTCATTTATTACTCGTTCGTCAGCCTGCTCGCGGCGAGTCTCATGTGCGGGCTGATGATCGGCCACGGCTATTATTTTACCGTCTCTTACGTGAATGCCTTAACCGACAAGGAAACGGTCGTCCGGGCCAATATTCTGATCGAGGCGGCCTATAACCTGTTTACCGTTTTTGTTCCGCTGGCCGTAGGCTTTTATTTGCAGCTGGCCGGCGGCGCAACGACGGTCTTTATTCCGCTTTTGGCGATTGCCGCCATGGCGCTGGCCACTCACTTCGTTTCGCAATTTCGTTTCCGTTATTGA